The DNA window ACTACCTATATACCAAAACCCCGTTATCCCAACAAGGTCAATGCAGGTTgggctattaataatatacagAAAAAGGGTTACAACTCATGCACAGAAGGCTGTATAGCAATCACCACCACTAGAGATGCAATCATGATGGCCAGAGCAACGAAAGCAACAATCATGATTGTGCCACGACTGGCTGGGAACTTTCCCTTTATTACGTAGTGCTGAGATTGGAAATAACGCTTGTATCCAAGAAATAGGACCAGAATGCTGATGCCCAGGAACGTGGTGCCGAGAGGTTTGCCCATGTGCCGTAGTGTCGCAGCGTTTCGGTCCGAGATCTTATCGCCATGATTGCCGCTCTCGAGACTGGTATTGAGTCGAAAGAGTTGTGTTACAGCTATACCGATACTCGCAAACGAAAGTGATGTCCGTAGCCATGCTAGGAATGTTCGTTCTGTTGTGCTGTAGTCAATATTGATAGTTGGCGATGGGTGTTTCGATGTGAAGCTTACCGATAGCAAGATGATCACGTGCGACACTGCCTTTGTTTTCCAACTCTATGGAATGGAACTTCTCTGCCTGTGCCTTCCACCAGGATTGACTTTCATCTTCTATTTCATCCTGCTGGTTTGTCTGAGGATTCGGTATGCCTCCGTTCCTGTTTCCAAGAGAGGATGGTATTTGGCGCGAACTTCGAGTAGATGTTCTGCGGGCGCGAGGACCGGAAGCCGCAGCGCTTGTAACGTTGAGAGAATTGTAGTTCAGAGGTGGTGTATGAGAGATGAAGCCTGTGGCCTCATCGGCGCTACTATCCTCGTTTCCAGGATTCGATTTAAGAGCCGAGTTGGGTGGGAGTATAGGACTACCGGCAGGGATTGGGGAGGGGTTGTTGGGAGAAGCAGTAGGAGCCATTGACATTGACTCGGCGCGTTCACGAGCGTTCTATTAGAGATAACAAGGTATTATTAGCACCAGTGTATACTGAGTGTGTTTTCTGAAGGATGAGCATGGTACGttgggaagaagaggaactgGGAAGAGAGATGAGCACGCAATATTCGGCTAGGCAGTTGGAAGCTATGTCAAACGGGGGAAGATCCGCCGGCAGTTGATAGAACGAACGCCACCAATTGTACGGTGAAGATAGTCCAAATAAGCACATGCATGCCTGAGAGTGATAAGAGTATGCACGAGCATGGCGAACGAgcaagaaaagacaagagGTTGGCGATCCTCTGCCGCTCTCACTATTTCTGCGTGTGATTGATCTCATGAACCCATGTCTCACACGATACGATACCTGGACGGACATGCATAGGAAGAATTTACCCACCTCCAATATCTCGTTTATGCGCGTGTTGGACGAAGAATACCTTCCCAGATTAAACCCAACACTGGGAGATCGAGCGGGGGCATTGTTATGAGTATTGGCATCTGCCTTTGGCGCAGTCTCAGCCATCACGAGATCAACCAGCACAGGGCTTGGCACCTTCTTGATTGATATGCGGCGCGTAGAGCGCTGAAACCCAAACTTTGACGCGACTAGATTGGGGATGACAGCGGTAGACTGTCGTGCTATGATGGACGCTGTGTGAAAGACGTCGCAAAAGAAGGGTCTGATATAtgaaagatgaagaagaatgaTGGGCCCATACACAACAAGCTTGCCTTGCTTCAGAACCAAGTTGCAGTGGGGTTGTTTCTTGCGACAGGCGCTCAGCCTCCCTACCTAGGTTGTCTTGAGCCTAGTGGCTGAAACCGCCTCTATCAGCTCTCATCGTTATTGTATCAAGGTGAAGCATGTTGGAAAAGAATCAACATACTGACTACAAGAGACTTGCCAGAGAAATCGTATACATGAACCATTAGTTGAATGGTAAGACGTTTCTCTCAGTAAACATCCCATTTTTCACATCCCTACAACTTAACTTACtggttcatcatcatcagatgaCTTTTAGAGTAGCGTGACAGTCTATCATCATGGGAACCAACCCATCAACTGTCGAAACCATGATCAAGTCGTAAATAGGAAACAGAAGCTCTAATCATATATCTCAAGTAAACTTCTATCAAATCTGTCTTTCTACCGATTACGACCCGCTCTGTTTAACCCGTAAAGCCCGGAACTCTCTTTAAAGCCGAGTCTAGCATAGTTTTCGGTCCCGCTTCGCCGTTGGATTGTTTTCCATTTTAGGAAACCAGTTCTAATCTCCACTGGTTGGCTGCACGTTTCACCACTTTTAATTCCGATGTCAGCTCTTATGCCCGTATAAGTGGACGACGATAGCATCATAGAACGAGAGAAGGATCAAGGGAAGCTCTGATATCAAGAAGAATGTATAATGAATAAATATCAAGCCATGAGCCTCTACATGTTCCTTTTCTCAACACTTGCACTCATCCGGTTCAACTACTTGACTACTCAACATCTGCACCAATAGCACATTAAACATCACCATGTCGCACGATATCCTTGGAAATACAGTTGGCCCTATTGGCTATGGTCTCATGGGTAATGATACTCTCACATAACCAAGCCCAGCACAAGCTAACCATTCTTCAGGCCTAACTGCGCGTCCTCTTCCTGACGAGACTACGTTTGCTGCTATTCGAACTGCTCTCGATGCCGGCTGTAACTGGCTCAACGGTGGAGAGTTTTATGGTCCGCCAGATGCAAACTCACTAGCTCTCATCCGTCGCTATCTTGAAAAGTATCCCGAAGATGCTGATCGTATCGTCCTTACCATCAAGGGAGGCCTAGGTCCCAACTATGTCCCCATGGGAAGCAAGGAGAACACCCGTCGCAGTATCGATGATTGCATCAAGACTTTAGGCCCTAAAGGACGAATTGCTACCTTCGAAGTCGGTCGTAAAGACCCCAACGCTGACTACGAGAATGACACCCTTGCCACCATCGAGGAGTACGTCAAGGCCGGCAAAATCGATGGCATCTCGTGCAGCGAGATCAACGCAAACACTCTCCGCAGTGCGGCAAAGAGATTCAAAATCATTgcgattgagattgagctgTCGCTCTTCACCACAGAGCCCCTGACAAATGGTCTCCTAGAGACTTGCGGAGAACTTGGCATTGCCGTTCTTGCATACTGTGAGCATCACTCCTTGATCTGAAAAGAACCATAACGTCTAACCAGACTTGCAGCGCCCCTCGGAAGAGGTCTCCTTGGAGGTCAGATCAAGTCCGCCAAGGATCTTCCTGAAGATGACCTCCGTGCCAAGAT is part of the Fusarium poae strain DAOMC 252244 chromosome 4, whole genome shotgun sequence genome and encodes:
- a CDS encoding hypothetical protein (TransMembrane:3 (i246-267o296-313i334-356o)), whose translation is MVHVYDFSGKSLVVTSIIARQSTAVIPNLVASKFGFQRSTRRISIKKVPSPVLVDLVMAETAPKADANTHNNAPARSPSVGFNLGRYSSSNTRINEILENARERAESMSMAPTASPNNPSPIPAGSPILPPNSALKSNPGNEDSSADEATGFISHTPPLNYNSLNVTSAAASGPRARRTSTRSSRQIPSSLGNRNGGIPNPQTNQQDEIEDESQSWWKAQAEKFHSIELENKGSVARDHLAIERTFLAWLRTSLSFASIGIAVTQLFRLNTSLESGNHGDKISDRNAATLRHMGKPLGTTFLGISILVLFLGYKRYFQSQHYVIKGKFPASRGTIMIVAFVALAIMIASLVVVIAIQPSVHEL